ACTATCGCGCGCTGGGCTCGGCCGAATCGCTGCGGCTGATGGGCAAGTTCATCGCCGAGTTCTTCCCGCCCGACATGTCGCCGGACTTCCTCGCGAAGGTCGGCAACGGTGCGCTGCAGACGCTGGCGGTGTCTGCCCTCGGGACGGTGCTGGCCGCCATCGCGGGCGCCGTGCTCGCGCTGCCCGCCTCGGGCCGTGCGGGATGGCTGCCGCGCCATGTCGCGCGCTTCATCCTCAACTTCCTGCGCAGCGTGCCCGAGCTGGTCTGGGCCGCGCTCATGGTGCTGGCCGCCGGCATCGGGCCCTTCGCGGGCGCGCTGGCGCTGGCGCTGCACACCACCGGCGTGCTGGGCCGCCTCTTCGCCGAAGCGCTGGAAAACGCCCCGCGCGAGCCCGAACATGCGCTTACGCTCTCGGGTGCCGGCCCGGTCGCCGCCTTCAGCTACGCGAGCCTGCCGATCGTGCTGCCGCAGTGGGTGGCCTACACGCTCTACCGCTGGGAAATGAACATCCGCATGGCCGCGGTGCTCGGCTTCGTGGGCGGCGGCGGGCTGGGGCAGCTGCTCTACTTCCACCTGTCGATCTTCCAGCAGCAGCAGGCGATGACGGTGCTGATCGCGATGTTCGTGCTGGTGACGCTGGTGGACTTTGCGAGCGCTCGCTTGCGCAAAGGACTTGGGCCCGCCTACGCCTGAAGCCTCCGGCGACAATCGGGGCATGAGGTTCCCGCCATGAGTCATCGCCAGCCCGTGCGGGTCGGCGACCGCCGCGCCTTCGACACGATCATCGACGCCCGCTCGCCGGCCGAGTTCGCGCTCGACCACATCCCCGGCGCCATCAACTGCCCGGTGCTCGACGACGAGGAGCGCCACATCGTCGGCACGGTCTACGTGCAGACCGGCGCCTTCGAGGCACGGCGCATCGGCGGTGCGATGGTCGCGGCCAATATCGCCAGGCATCTGCGCGAGACGCTGGCCGACAGGCCCGAAAAATGGAAGCCGCTGGTCTACTGCTGGCGCGGCGGCATGCGCAGCGGCTCAATGGTCACCTGGCTGCGGCTCGTGGGCTGGGACGCGCAGCAGCTCGCCGGCGGCTACAAGAGCTTTCGCCGCCACGTCATCTCGCAGATCGATGCGCTGACGCCGCAGCTCGACCTGCGCGTGATCTGCGGCGCCACGGGCAGCGCCAAGACGCGCGTGCTGCATGCGCTGGCCGAGCGCGGCGAGCAGACCCTCGACCTGGAAGACTTCGCGAGCCACAAGGGCTCGCTGCTCGGTTCGCTGCCGGGCGTGCCGCAGCCTTCGCAAAAGCATTTCGAGACGCGCATCGCGACCGTGCTCGAAGCCATCGACCTGAAGCGCCCGCTGTATGTCGAAGGCGAAAGCATCCGCATCGGCCGGCTCTCGCTGCCGCTGTCGCTGGTGGCGCAGATGCGCGCGGCGCCCTGCATCGAAGTGGCGGCCACGCCCGAGGCGCGGCTCGATTACCTGCTGCGCGACTACGCCTACCTCGGCGACGACC
This region of Variovorax sp. RKNM96 genomic DNA includes:
- the mnmH gene encoding tRNA 2-selenouridine(34) synthase MnmH — translated: MSHRQPVRVGDRRAFDTIIDARSPAEFALDHIPGAINCPVLDDEERHIVGTVYVQTGAFEARRIGGAMVAANIARHLRETLADRPEKWKPLVYCWRGGMRSGSMVTWLRLVGWDAQQLAGGYKSFRRHVISQIDALTPQLDLRVICGATGSAKTRVLHALAERGEQTLDLEDFASHKGSLLGSLPGVPQPSQKHFETRIATVLEAIDLKRPLYVEGESIRIGRLSLPLSLVAQMRAAPCIEVAATPEARLDYLLRDYAYLGDDRAALADKLGVLKELQGKETVARWQQWAHEANLPKLFAELMALHYDPHYQKSQELHFKAWERRRSVATTDLSDQGIEAVADAVRAFEGSDNPSA
- the phnE gene encoding phosphonate ABC transporter, permease protein PhnE, whose product is MSLPPRPPPCLRCWFAVGLIALAVVASFVYLGIDYRALGSAESLRLMGKFIAEFFPPDMSPDFLAKVGNGALQTLAVSALGTVLAAIAGAVLALPASGRAGWLPRHVARFILNFLRSVPELVWAALMVLAAGIGPFAGALALALHTTGVLGRLFAEALENAPREPEHALTLSGAGPVAAFSYASLPIVLPQWVAYTLYRWEMNIRMAAVLGFVGGGGLGQLLYFHLSIFQQQQAMTVLIAMFVLVTLVDFASARLRKGLGPAYA